TTTTGCCGGCGTTGCTTCGGCAGTGGTTTTGGCCTCTTGCGCGAAAGCATTGACAGCAATCATCACGAAAAGCGCAGACAAACAACGGATCGCCTTTCTTGCAAGAAATCGATAACTGTTCATGCCGCTCTCCTTTGCTTTGGTACTTTTCAATAAAGTGTTTTGAGTTCTGCGCCGCGGAAATAATGCCGGACAATTTCTTCCGCTTTGTAGCCTTTGGTCGCCATGATCGCCGCGCCGATCTGGCAAAACCCGACGCCGTGCCCCCAGCCCGCGCCATGCAGCGTGAAATGGGTTGGGAGGCCAGCTGTGCCTCCTGCAGTCCGCACGACGAATGCAGAACTGTAAAGATGACTTTGGGAAAGCCAGCGCCGGATTTCCAATTCCTTTCCCACGATCAAGGTCTTCTTCGTGCCAATGATTTTCAATTTGATAATTCTTCCCGAGGGTCCGCGTTGCACGGGCACAAGGTTTTGCAGACTGCCGAAATCTATTCCGGATTTCGCTCGCAGAATTTCTTCCAGCTCCTCGCGATTATAAGTCACGGTCCAGCGAAAGAAGTCCGTTGTCTCTTGATCGAAAGAAGGCAAAACTTGCTGGAGAATTTTGCCGTCGGTGGTGTTGCAAAAGGCTTCGGGATTGGACAAGATCCAGGCCTCGGCTTCTGCTTCGGTGCGCAGCGGCGCATGTTCCTGCCTCGCATCCGAAACGCAGGACAAGTACGCAATGGGCGTGTCTTCCCAGGCGTTTTCGAAATTCTCGCTCAAACCGCCGCAGGCTTTGGAGAAGCGCGCATCACAGATTTCATTATTATAAACAAGAAAAACGCCGCGCGTGGCGCGTACCGCTTCCGCCGCAGCGGCTGAGATAATTTTAGTCACGCCTTGATAGCGCTGGCAATGATCGTCGGCGCAGACGTCGAACCGATCGTGATCTTCGCGATCGTACCAGCGAATCAGCTCGCCTGGTTTTTCGAGCGTGCGCTGGCTAGGCCGTCCGCGTTGCTGTTCTTTCTTTTCGCGCTCCAGCATCGCCACCAGCCAGCTCCGCGAGGTGATGGCATGCGCTTTCAGCAACTCCACGGGCGCAGTGGCGCTCATCTCCGAGGAGATCACACTCGCCAGATAATCTTCAACGGAAATCTCGTTGAGGGCGGTCAGCGTGCCGTCTTTGTCCAACACCAGCCGCAAATCGCCCTGAAATGTCTGCGCTTCTTTTCGTTCCCAGTGAAAGTCGATGCCGATGGTGACCTCATGCAGCACGAAGATGGAGGATTGAAGATGGAGGGCATATATTTCCGGTGCGCGCAGCAGTTCCTCTCCCGCTTCATTCGCGAGTACGATGGCGTCATTTTCCACGCGCGCATGCCAGGCGCCGGCAACCGGCAGACTTCCGCTGATTTGAAATTCTCCGTTGAAACGGCCGCGGACTTCGCGGCGCCGCGTGAGGATGCCGACTTTGATGTGCGGTTCTGAAGTGATCATAGCGACTCGATAATTTGTTGGGTGATTTCGGAAGTGATGGATACTTCGCGATAAATGTTCGCAATCTGTTCTGCATCGAGGCGCACAAAATCCTTTTCGATTGGCGTGATGATCAATCCGCCCATGTCAACCGAGGCCGGGCTGACCAGAATTCTGTCATC
This window of the Cytophagia bacterium CHB2 genome carries:
- a CDS encoding SpoIID/LytB domain-containing protein; protein product: MITSEPHIKVGILTRRREVRGRFNGEFQISGSLPVAGAWHARVENDAIVLANEAGEELLRAPEIYALHLQSSIFVLHEVTIGIDFHWERKEAQTFQGDLRLVLDKDGTLTALNEISVEDYLASVISSEMSATAPVELLKAHAITSRSWLVAMLEREKKEQQRGRPSQRTLEKPGELIRWYDREDHDRFDVCADDHCQRYQGVTKIISAAAAEAVRATRGVFLVYNNEICDARFSKACGGLSENFENAWEDTPIAYLSCVSDARQEHAPLRTEAEAEAWILSNPEAFCNTTDGKILQQVLPSFDQETTDFFRWTVTYNREELEEILRAKSGIDFGSLQNLVPVQRGPSGRIIKLKIIGTKKTLIVGKELEIRRWLSQSHLYSSAFVVRTAGGTAGLPTHFTLHGAGWGHGVGFCQIGAAIMATKGYKAEEIVRHYFRGAELKTLY